The stretch of DNA CCCTCTGCCGTGGCCACCCTCACCGGGGCTGACCAGCAGATCCGATGATCGTCAACTACCGGTGTGGCAGGGCCTGTTGGCTCCGGGAAACCCTTGATCTAACCTGGTAGCCGCCTGAGGGGGAGACGAATGAGCGGAAGCGTCGAGCACACCCGGGAAAGCAAACGGCCGGAGCCCGCCGGTAAGGGGGAGCGGGTCGCCGACTGGGCGGACGGCCGCCTCGGCATCAACACGCTGGCCAAGAGCCAGATGCGCAAGATCTTTCCCGACCACTGGTCCTTCATGTTCGGGGAGATCTGCCTCTACAGCTTCCTCATCCTGATCCTCACCGGGGTCTGGCTGACGCTGTTCTTCGAGCCGAGCGGCGCCGAGGTCGTCTACGACGGCGTCTACACCCCGCTCAAGGGCATCCAGATGACCCGGGCGTTCGAGTCCACGGTCGAGATCAGCATGGAGGTGCGCGGCGGTCTGCTGATCCGGCAGATCCACCACTGGGCCGCGATCGTCTTCGTCGCCGCCATGCTCGTGCACATGATGCGGGTGTTCTTCACCGGCGCCTTCCGCAAGCCGCGTGAGGTCAACTGGCTGTTCGGCTGGACGCTGCTGTTCCTCGGAATCATCACCGGCCTCACCGGATACTCGCTCCCGGACGACCTGCTCTCGGGCACCGGCATCCGCTTCGCACAGGGCGCGATCCTGTCCGTCCCGGTGGTGGGGACGTATCTCTCCTTCTTCCTCTTCGGCGGAGAGTTCCCGGGCGACGCCATCATTCCGCGGCTCTTCAGCGTCCATGTCCTGCTGCTGCCGGGGATCATGCTGGGGCTCGTCGTCGCCCACCTGATCCTGGTCTTCTACCACAAGCACACCCAGTTCGCCGGGCCGGGAAAGACCGAGAAGAACGTGGTCGGGGCGCCGTTCATGCCCATCTACATCGCCAAGGCGGGCGGCTTCTTCTTCCTCGTCTTCGGCGTCCTGGCGTTCATGGGCGCGGTCGCCACCATCAACCCCGTGTGGGTGATCGGGCCCTACCGCCCGGACCTGGTCTCCACGGGCGCTCAACCCGACTGGTATCTGGGCTTCTCCGAAGGCCTGATCCGGGTGATGCCCAGCTGGGAGATCAACGCGTGGGGGCACACGCTCGAACTGGGCGTCTTCATCCCCTTCTCGCTCTTCCCGCTCATCCTGATGGCCATCGCCGTCTATCCGTTCATCGAGGCCTGGGTCACCGGCGACAAACGCGAGCACCACATCGCGGACCGGCCGCGCAACGCCCCGGTGCGCACCGGGCTCGGCGTGGCGTGGCTCACGCTGTTCGCCGTACTGATGGTCGGCGGCGGCAACGACATCTGGGCCACGCACTTCCATCTCTCCATCAACGCGATCACCTGGTTCGTGCGGATCGCCTGCTTCGCCGGTCCGGTCCTCGCCTTCTACGTGACCCATCGATGGTGCATGGGGCTCCAGCTCCGTGACCGAGAGAAGGCGCTGCACGGCCGGGAGAGCGGCACGATCAAACGCCTGCCCCACGGTGAGTTTGTGGAGGTCCATGTGCCGCTCACACAGGGGGAGTTGTACAAGCTGACCGCACACGAGCAGCCCAAGCCGTACGAGATCGGTCCGGCCGTCGACGAGCACGGCGTCGCACGCAAGGTCACCCGGGGCGAGCGGATGCGGGCGCGCCTGGGGCGGGCCATGTACGGTCCGTCGGCGCAGGTGCCCAAGGCGACGCCCGAGGAGTATCTGGAGATCCAGCAGGGCGGCGGGGACGGACACCACTGAGGAGCGGGCGGCAGGGCCACCGAATGCGTCGATCAGCCTCACGGAGAGACCCAAGTGCCCGAGAAAGACCCGAAGTTGTACGCCATCAGCGATCTGCACGTCGCGTACGACGACAACCGGAAGTTCCTCGAGTCCCTGCGCCCGGAGACCGACGAGGACTGGCTGATCGTCGCGGGTGACACCGCCGAGCGCATGGCCGACGTCGAATGGGCGCTGCGCACCCTCAGCGGCCGTTTCGCCAAGGTGGTGTGGACACCGGGCAACCACGAACTGTGGACGCCACGCGACGACCCGAACCAGCTGCGCGGCGAGGCCCGTTACCGCTATCTCGTGGACCTGTGCCGCTCCTTGGGCGCCGCGACCCCCGAGGACCCCTACCCGGTGTGGCGCGGCGACGGCGGCCCCGTCACCGTGGCGCCGCTGTTCCTGCTCTACGACTACACGTTCCGCCCCGAAGGAACGCACACGAAGCGGGACGCTCTGAAGGCGGCGTACGCGGCGGGCGTCGTCTGCACCGACGAGGTGCTCCTGCACCCCGACCCATACCCGGGCCGCGACGACTGGTGCCGCGCCCGCGTGGCGTTCACCGAGGAGATGCTCGCCCGGCGGACGCCCGGCCTCCGCACGGTCCTGATCAACCACTGGCCGCTGGTGCGCGACCCCACCCGGATCCTGCACTACCCCGAGTTCGCCCTGTGGTGCGGCACCGAACTGACCGCCGACTGGCACGTGAAGTACGAGGCGACGGCCGTCGTCTACGGCCACCTGCACATCCCCCGCACCACCTGGCACGACGGAGTCCGCTTCCAGGAGGTATCGGTCGGCTACCCCCGCGAGTGGCGCCGGGACCGCCACCCCGCCCCACGCCTGCGCCAGATCCTGCCGGAGCCGCGGGAAGCCGGATAGTCAGCCCGCGGCTCGCAGCGCGCGGTCAGGGGCGGGGCTCGCGTACGGGGCTCGTAGCCAGTCCGGGCGTACGGCCGCCATGCCGAGTCCCGAGGGGGCAGGCAGCGGGCCGTGCGACAGGTCCTCCTCGCGGTAGCGGCGGCAGTCGCGGTGCCAGGTGTAGATGCCCGCCATCCAGTTCTCCAGCTCGCGCACATAGCCGTCGAGGATGTCCCGCGTCTCCTGCGGCAGGGCGAAGTCGTCGTACATGACGGGGAGTTCGTGGGTCGCGACGTGCTGGAACTGGCTCAGCCGGGACTTCATCAGGTCGTCGATGATGCCGAGCGCCGTCGGGTAGTCGCAGCCGAAGAAGTTCTGGACGACGAGGATGCCGTTGTGGATCTCGCCCTCGTACTCGATCTCCTTCTGGTATGAGAAGACGTCGTTCATCAGGGCCGAGTAGTCGACGGCCGCGTTCTCCAGGCTCTGCATCGGGCCGCTCCGGTAGATCTCCGGCGGGACCTGCGGGCCGTTGCCCAGACGGCACAGGGTCGTCGTGAGCGGGGCCCCGAAGGTGAGGCGGCGCATCTCGATGTAGTCGACGGGGTCGGGGATACGGTTCTGCGCCTGGTTCTCCAGCTCCCAGAGCCAGCTGGCCGTCATGACCTCGACGGCGGTGCGCAGCGTGCGGCGCGCCTCCTCGTCCATCGGGGCCGCGGTGCGTCGCCACAGGTCCGCGAGGCCCCGCTCCATCGCGGACGTCGGCGCCGGCATGTCGGCGAAGTCCAGCGGCATGAAGAGCGAGAGCCGCTCGTTGCAGAGCTTGGCGCCCGCCAGGTCGCGGGGCCTGCCGAAGACCACGGGGAAGTAGTCGTCCCCGTACGTCCCCCAGGTCAGCCACTGCGAGCCCAGATCCAGAGCTTCGAGGTCCGCGTCCGGGTGGAGTCCCGCGGCGCAGAGCGGGAAGTCGTAGCCGTACAGCTTGCGCGCGTCCCAGATGTCCGAACTCGGCACTCCGGCCTGGGGCCCGAGCATGCCCATCCGGTCCGCCCACTCCACGGCGCGGGGCCGCGCCGCCTCCAGATGGGGCGAGAGCCGGGTCTCGTACGGCAGGTTGAAGTCGGGCAGCCGGGAGGGGCCCACCCGCTGGAAGGGCACGTGGGTGTAGCCGCGCAGCCGCTCCGCACCCGTGGCGGCGATCAGTGCCTTGATCCCGGCGGCCGATGTGCCGGGCCCTGTGGGGCCGTCGAGCGGCGAGGGCGTGGCGCCGCCCTTGTTCATGTAGCGGCTTGACACCATGTGCCACTCCTGCCCGCCGGACTGCCAGTCCTGGAGTCCCTTGGTGTACGCGAGGACGTCCGCGCACTCCTTCGGGGGCAGCCCGGTCTCCGCGAACAGCGGGGCGAGTTCGGTCAGCGCCGTGTTCTCGAACTGCTGCATCCGCGAGGTCAGGAGGTCGTTCACGGCGTCCGCGGCCTCCTGCGTGGTGCAGCCGAGGAACTTCTCAAGTACCAGCACACCGTTGGAGAGTTCACCCTCGTCCTCGATCTCCCGCTGGTACGAGAAGAGGTCGTTGCGCAGGTGGACGGCGTCGGAGAACGTCTCCTTGAGGACGCGCAGCGGCCT from Streptomyces sp. BA2 encodes:
- the qcrB gene encoding cytochrome bc1 complex cytochrome b subunit; this encodes MSGSVEHTRESKRPEPAGKGERVADWADGRLGINTLAKSQMRKIFPDHWSFMFGEICLYSFLILILTGVWLTLFFEPSGAEVVYDGVYTPLKGIQMTRAFESTVEISMEVRGGLLIRQIHHWAAIVFVAAMLVHMMRVFFTGAFRKPREVNWLFGWTLLFLGIITGLTGYSLPDDLLSGTGIRFAQGAILSVPVVGTYLSFFLFGGEFPGDAIIPRLFSVHVLLLPGIMLGLVVAHLILVFYHKHTQFAGPGKTEKNVVGAPFMPIYIAKAGGFFFLVFGVLAFMGAVATINPVWVIGPYRPDLVSTGAQPDWYLGFSEGLIRVMPSWEINAWGHTLELGVFIPFSLFPLILMAIAVYPFIEAWVTGDKREHHIADRPRNAPVRTGLGVAWLTLFAVLMVGGGNDIWATHFHLSINAITWFVRIACFAGPVLAFYVTHRWCMGLQLRDREKALHGRESGTIKRLPHGEFVEVHVPLTQGELYKLTAHEQPKPYEIGPAVDEHGVARKVTRGERMRARLGRAMYGPSAQVPKATPEEYLEIQQGGGDGHH
- a CDS encoding metallophosphoesterase → MPEKDPKLYAISDLHVAYDDNRKFLESLRPETDEDWLIVAGDTAERMADVEWALRTLSGRFAKVVWTPGNHELWTPRDDPNQLRGEARYRYLVDLCRSLGAATPEDPYPVWRGDGGPVTVAPLFLLYDYTFRPEGTHTKRDALKAAYAAGVVCTDEVLLHPDPYPGRDDWCRARVAFTEEMLARRTPGLRTVLINHWPLVRDPTRILHYPEFALWCGTELTADWHVKYEATAVVYGHLHIPRTTWHDGVRFQEVSVGYPREWRRDRHPAPRLRQILPEPREAG
- a CDS encoding terpene synthase family protein; protein product: MSQPFELPSFYMVHPARLNPHVEEAREHSRKWARGMGMLEGSGVWEQRDLDAHDYALLCAYTHPDCDGRALSLITDWYVWVFFFDDHFLELFKRTQDREGGKAYLDRLPAFMPMDLSTPVPKPTNPVEAGLADLWARTVPYMSRDWRARFAESTENLLNESLWELSNINEGRIANPVEYIEMRRKVGGAPWSAGLIEYATGAEVPPAVAGSRPLRVLKETFSDAVHLRNDLFSYQREIEDEGELSNGVLVLEKFLGCTTQEAADAVNDLLTSRMQQFENTALTELAPLFAETGLPPKECADVLAYTKGLQDWQSGGQEWHMVSSRYMNKGGATPSPLDGPTGPGTSAAGIKALIAATGAERLRGYTHVPFQRVGPSRLPDFNLPYETRLSPHLEAARPRAVEWADRMGMLGPQAGVPSSDIWDARKLYGYDFPLCAAGLHPDADLEALDLGSQWLTWGTYGDDYFPVVFGRPRDLAGAKLCNERLSLFMPLDFADMPAPTSAMERGLADLWRRTAAPMDEEARRTLRTAVEVMTASWLWELENQAQNRIPDPVDYIEMRRLTFGAPLTTTLCRLGNGPQVPPEIYRSGPMQSLENAAVDYSALMNDVFSYQKEIEYEGEIHNGILVVQNFFGCDYPTALGIIDDLMKSRLSQFQHVATHELPVMYDDFALPQETRDILDGYVRELENWMAGIYTWHRDCRRYREEDLSHGPLPAPSGLGMAAVRPDWLRAPYASPAPDRALRAAG